AagctattagagagtgtccaaaggaagCCATAaggatggggaagggtctgggggGGCcttgtgaggagcagctgagggcacttggtttgttcagcctggaggagactgaggggagacgTTGTGGTCTTCAGCAGCCTCATGAGGGGCAGGTGCAGATCTCTGCACTTGTGAGCAGTGACAGGTGGGGAACGGCTGCAGCTGTgtcagggaggtttaggttggaaatcaggaaaaagttcttccccCACAGGGTGGTGGggcacagcaccaagcctgtctGAGATCAAGAAGcgtttggacagtgctctcacatggtgggatttttgggttgTGCTGTAGGGGGCCAGGAGTTGGTCTCGGTGGCCCTGATGGGTCCCTTTGAAGTCAGcaaattctgtgattccgtgatcCCCAACCAGCAGGAGCCCTTTCCAGGTTCTTCCCTGCACTTGGGCCCACGAGCCCCATTAGCACCAAAGGAGCTCTCGCTCTCTGCCCTCTGCCAAGCCCCCAGAGCCAGAGGCTCAGCCCATGGCGTGGGGGTGGGAGGTCTGAGTGGCCACAGCACCTCGTCCAGTGCCCCTCAGCTTTCCTCCCCCTTCACCCCTTCCTCTGCGTCATCCCCAGCTGAGCAGTgtcccagccacagctcctggctcGCGTCCCACGCTCAGGCCAGTCtctcagggctggagggacCCTAGAAGAGGATCCCCTTGCCTGGAGCAGCTTCAGGTTCGCTGAGCAGAGACTCCCCCctctccaggagcagcccctggggagcAGAACCCCAGAGCATCCATGTGCAAGACTGGCCACGAGTGTGTTCCCATCTTGCAGGCAGCATCCTCAAGGCCATCACCTCTTtttggggagagggaagagtcTGAGTCCCCTCTGCACATGGGGCAGGGAGTGGGGAGAAGCGATGCCCCCCGTCACCAGCCCCCTGCCCCAGGCCTCTCCCCCCAAGCAGTTTGGTTGTATTATAGATTTACCACTGACCCCCATGGTGGCATCTTCCTGCGAACATTTCAGACCTGTAACTTTTATattaaagacaaataaaaccACCAGTAACGAGCCTGCCTGATGATCCTGTTTACAGTGCATGCACAGTCTGTGGATTAAAGTGACAATCGAATCCTCCTCTGGCGCTGGTGTGGCCTCGTGTTTTCTCATGTGCCCCCCGTGGTTTTCCTCTGCCCGTGCctcttttcccctctatttTTTCACTATaaatttcttccctctctctgccaAGATGGCTTTGCCCCAGTACAAGCCATACACCTGGGAGGGGAAATCTGTCACCTTCTCTGGGCACCGGTGTCCCCCGTGTCAGGGGTTTTGGCTGCCCAGCCCGTGCAGTGGCCGTGTGCCGCCAGCCAAGGGCTACAAATAACCCCTGCAGTGGCTGCTCCGTGGAGCTATTTCAGTGCTGGACAGGGTTCAAAATTCCTCTGGAAATAATTGTCACGGGCCAGCTCAGGAGGAGTGCCCAGACACTGACCGAGCACGTGCCCCCTGCGCCAGGGCTGGAATGTGGGGCCGCATCCCACGgaaccagcacagcaggagggcTCTGCCCACAGCTCAGTGTCCCCCAAGCAGCTCGGCCACTGGCACACCCAGGGCCATGGGGAGATTCCCCTTCGTGGGGTCCTGCATGGGCTGGTGCCCGCCTGCTCTTGGGAAAACCCTGATTTCAGCTGTTGCAGGAGAACTTACCCTGAATTTTCTGCAAGGGGAGATGGAGGCCCTTGGTgtgcagagaaagcagaagctTTGGCTacagctgtattttatttcaatctGGAAGCAGCAAGAGGTGGCAATACAGGGGGCCGTGtgtggggggtgtgtgtgtgtgtgtgtgcagaatTACTGTAGAACTGCATACATGGGTTTGTATCTTCTCACACTATTAATGACCAGCGAGGGCTTTCCCACACACCTGTTACTTCTGCTCCATCTCCAACCCCAATCCTACAAGATGCTCCCTCTGCATCAGAGTCCCATTGGCAGCTCCAAGAGACAGCCCACAGCAGTGGGAtccagcatcctgcagcagagcctgatccTGCCCATGGATCCatcacagctccctgcccagggctggatccAGCAGGACGGGGTACCGGcatctccctgccctgggctcctcctgccctgggctgagcagaTGGATGCAGGCTCCGGGGCAGCTCCTCGCCCTGCCGGGAAGCTCGGATGCTGCCCCGCAGCCCCAAAAACTCTTCACTGTCACCCGTTTCCACACAAGGCTGTGGCAACTTCACCTGCCCGTGCCCCGTcgtcccaccccacccccccccccccacctaGGTGGCGAGCCACAAGGAGTTCTTGGCACACGCCGCGTCCCTGGGGTCAGGGTCCTTGTCACAGGTACAGGGACACCAGGACGTAGATGATCCAGCTGATGGAGGCGAACAACCCGAAGAGGAGGCTGAAGAGGATCAGTAACTGAGCCTTTCTGGATGCCACATGCGCCTGGGCCACGTCCCCACGGGCGAGCGCAGCCCGGgtctggggcagggggagaaggggaggaggggtTAGAAGAGACCCGCAGCACCAGGAGGGGCCTCGAGGCTGCCAGGTGAGCCCTTGCTTACCTCGTGCGAGTAGACGAGGGCCATGACCCCGGTCAGCACGCAGCAGAAGAGGGTCACCAGCACCGACTCCACCGTGTAGTCcttgggcagctgctgcccgcGGCCGGCGGGTGACGGCCCCGCGGCCGGCTGCGCGTTGTGCTGCGGAGCGGGGGCGGTCAGAGCTGCGAGAGCCcgggctgtgctgctcagggcacCGCAGGAACCCCACGGACCCGGGAGGGGAGATAAGGGGTGACCCCCGCTGCAGAGAACACATCGGGGTGGGGGATACGTACCGTGCTGTAGGGCAGGGGCCCGCGGGGGAAGCCCGGGGCCGGGAAGGGCCGCGGTCCCGGCCCCGGCGGGTAAATGACGGGCCCTTGCTGGGAGTAGCCGGCTGGGAACGGCGGGTAGAAGAGGTGAAAGCTCTTGGGGTCCGGGGGCGAGTAAGGTGGAGGAGCACCCTCTAAGGCTGAGCTGGTGACCACCGACACGGCCACGGGCCTGTCCCCACGGGCCGCGGGGGCGTCGCTGCGGGTGCCGGGGGTGGGCGGCCCCCCGGCTGCCCCGCTGCCATCCCCCTGCTCCGCTCCCCGCGCCTGGGGCACGGCTGGCGGGTCACCGTCCATCCGCGGGACGCCTGCGGGGACAGGGAGGTCCTGACGGGACGGGACATTCCCGGCGCACCCACCCACGCGGTCACCCCACGTTCGGGGCGGCGTGGCGCTGCCCTCGTGTTCCCCCCCCCCGGGACCGCCCCGAGCCCCCGGCCCCGGTCCCCCGCAGGCCCCAGCGCCCCATCCCCGGCCCCACTCACGGCGGTGCCCGCGGGGTCCCAACAGCCGCCGCTcggggcccggccccgctccggccccgcgCGGCCCCCGAGCCCCGCGTGGCCCCgcgcggcggcgggagcgcagCCGGGGCCGGTTAATCATTGACCCGCTGTTTGCCCAGGCCCTgcgggcggggccgccccgcacCGGCCACCCCGGCCCGCAGCACCGGGCGGGCAAACGGGGGTGGCCAGTGGGCCCGGGGTCCGTCCGGCCCCTGGAGCCGGTGCTGGGCGCAGGGCAGTCAAGGAGCTTCGCAGCAATTTGTTCGTGTTTAAACATATgatgtggttttattttagaatattgTATTTACATTAGaatgttttttttgttctggctCTATTTATACACAAAACGTATATTAAATTGTGTATATTGTAGCTATAGCTATTAATTTCTAACACGCGTGTGTGTAGACATCTCTATGGCACCCCACGCACAGGATGTGTGTGCTCACGCTGCGTGTACGTGTCTTATCCATATGTGTATTTATGTGTCCTGGCGTCTCTGTGTTGTACCTTCAGGTGCTTCTTCACAGTTCCCGTGTACCGCGCTCTGCACGCACCTGCACTCGGGAACAGGGGCACAACACACACCTGGCAACAGGTGCCAAACACACGGGAACAGGTGTGCACGTGGGTACAGGTGTAAAACACACACGGGAACAGGTGTGCACGTGGGTACAGGTGTGCACGTGGGTACAGGTGCAAAACACACACGGGAACAGGTGTGCACGTGGGTACAGGTGCAAAACACACACGGGAACAGGTGTGCACGTGGGTACAGGTGTAAAACACACACGGGAACAGGTGTGCACGTGGGTACAGGTGTAAAACACACACGGGAACAGGTGTGCACGTGGGTACAGGTGCAAAACACACACGGGAAGAGGTGTACACCTGGGTACAGGTGTGAACGTGGGTACAGCTGTAATACACAGGTGTGCACATACACGTGGGTACAGGTGTAAAACACACACGGTACAGGTGTAAAACACACAGGGAACAGGTGTGCACATGCACGTGAGTACAGGTGTCAAACACACGCGGAACAGGTGTCAAACACACAGCCGGGGACAGGCGCGCACTCACACACACGCGCACACAAGTGCCTGGGTAAGACGGCGTTGTCTGTAATAAGGCAGAGCCTTACTACTGTCcgtctgtccgtgtgtccatctgtccgtgtgtccgtctgtccgtctgtccgtctgtccgtctgtccgtctgtccgtgtgtccgtgcCGGCGCTCCGGCCCCGGGCCTGAGGCCGGACGCGCTCAGCGCACGCGGCCACGCCCCCTCGTGGCCACGCCCCTCcccaggccccgccccccgccgtCCATCCCGCCATGGCGTCCGCCGGCGGCCCGGACGCGGAGCGGCCGCACCCCAAGCCCTTCCTCATCGGCGTCAGCGGCGGCACGGCCAGCGGCAAGGTGAGcccgccgcgccggggccgcgccggggccgcgccggggccgcgccggggctCGCCCCCGCTCCCTGCAGCCCGCGCGGCGCGGGACCtgcgcggcggccgcgggggcaTCGCCGGTGGCGGCCCCGGGCTGCGCCCCGGCAGCGGGCAGAGGGCGGGCCGGGGGTCGGGAAGGGCCGGGGTCCGCCTGAGCCGCCGTCCCGCTCAGTCCACAGTGTGCGAGAAGatcatggagctgctggggcagaaCGAGGTGGAGCAGCGGCAGCGCAAGGTGCTGATCCTCAGCCAGGACAGCTTCTACAAGGTGCTGACGGCCGAGCAGCAGGCCAAGGCGCTGAAGGGGCAGTACAACTTCGACCACCCGGGTGAGCCGCGCACCGGCCCGGCCCCAGCAGGGTTCGGTCGGTGCTTGGAGCGCAGCTGGGTCTTACGGGAAGCGCCTGTAGGAAATTTGGAAGTGTTGGAGaacagaaatgtgcttttgtgcTTTCCCCCACCATAATATCCATTTGTCCTTCCCTCGTGCCCGTTGTTACTGACGGCCCTTCTGGACCGTGGAGGgcatcccagcctgctccctgctccactCCCTGCTCTTGAGAGGCTCCTTAATGAACATCATTCCCCAAATCCTTTCCTGTTACTTCTTGTCCACACAAACAGCTGCTCCCCTTGCCCAGGGGAGTGCTGTGGATTGTAGGCGGGACAGGGAGCTGCCCTTGGCTGAAGCCTGGTGCCTGTTGGGTGGGTAATGGAAACCGTGAAAGATGCCTGGGCTTTTCCAATTGACTCTTGACTAACAGATTAACAAAGTTGCATAAAATTACACAATTACTAAGGGttgataaaatttaaaatgaccGGCTTCACCTCTTAATTTCATTGTGTTTTAGTTGCTTGTGAACAGCAAACTGTCTCTTCCTTATCTCCGAAACCAAACACAGCCATTGTCACTTGGGCAGACAGTGCTGTGTTGCTAGTGGTAGGAAAGAATAAGCTGCAAGTTCCTTTTTTCCTGGTGAAATACTGGGCAGAGGGTTTTTCCTTTGGGTCTGGAAAAATCTGAGGAGATCATTTGATACAACACCATCTGAAAGTCCTTCTCTTTCAACTTCCCTCTCGCAGATGCCTTCGATAACGATTTGATGCATTCAACCCTGAAAAACATTGTTGATGGCAAAACGGTTGAGGTACCAACGTACGACTTCGTGACACATTCTAGGTGGGCTCTGCCTttgtctgcagtgctgggttgtgtgggggtgtccccagcctggggacagatCCCTTGGCGGTGGCACAGGGCCTGTTTAACGGGCTCTGGGTGTTCTCTCCTGGCAGGCTGGCAGAGACGACCGTGGTGTATCCCGCTGATGTCGTCCTCTTTGAGGGGATCCTGGTTTTCTACAACCAGGACATTCGGGACATGTTCCACCTCCGTCTCTTTGTGGACACGGACTCTGACGTCCGGCTGTCCCGCAGAGGTAAAGCCCGGCCGTGCCCCTGCTCCTTATCCGTCCCCACCATGGGACAACACTCAGGGCTTTTATCTCCCCTTCCCAGTTCTGCGAGATATGAAACGTGGGAGGGACCTGGAGCAGATCCTCACCCAGTACACCACGTTTGTCAAGCCTGCCTTTGAGGAGTTCTGCTTACCGGTATGAAGCCTCTCACTAATTTCATTTGTGGGGTCTTGTTTTTTCGGGGAGGGGTAGAGGAGCAGGGTTGTCTGGGAATTAGCTGCTGTAGGGACAGCAATGGTGACTTTTGGTATTTCACAAATCCCACGTTCTCCTCTCTGCCTCATGTCTTCAACCATTTCAAGCTGGTTGTTAAGAACCTGAAATGCTTCTGCTGGCGAAGCACCATGGAAATGCCTCAAGCACGTTTTctcactgctggctgctggggctATTTATGTATGAGTCTCTCTGAATGAAACACTCCCACTCTCAGTTTATTCTTAAGTCTtgtaggaagaaagaaaagcttggTTTCCAGCAGCCTTTCTCAGAGGGAACACTGGTGAAAACCTGGGGCAGACCATTCTAGCTCTGCTTGCTACACCATGTAGTGTGAGGCCAATTTAGGTACTCACATaatcaaattaatttgtaaAAAACCCTATGAGAACAAAATCCAGTATGTGGATTAAATAAATTGGAAAAGGCTAACTCAGGCGCCTCTTGCTCTAGATCAAAGGAATTCTGGGACTCTAAAACTACTCATTAGAAATGCTGAATTTGCCAgcttttttccagctgtgggaggaaagaaaaagcaggagtgCTGTGGTGGTAAAGATCAATAAAATGTTATCAGAGGCAGGCAGGAATTTCACATGCACAGTGGATACCTTGGCTCTCAGCAGAGATTTAGCAATGTCTTGCAAAATGCTGATTAAAACCAGCTCTTGGCAAACAGACCTTGCCTGAAGTGGGCAATGTTTGAAGGCACAGATGGATAAAAGCAAAGGACTCCACACCTGACCTGCTGTTTCTACCTGGTGATTCTCTGCAAAGGGACAGTAAAAAGAATCCCTGAGCTTAAATCCAGTGCACATTTGCAAGTGTGATATTGGAATACCATGAGAGAGAGCTTTAACTTACCACCCTGGAGCACTAGGGCCTTCCATCTTTGCCCAGTTTTCTGGTCTTTGGTTGCTTCTTCCTGGAATGAAGTTGACTTTTCCCATTAACAGCCTCCTCCACCACTGGTTCTGTTTTGCAGACAAAGAAGTATGCAGATGTGATCATCCCCCGAGGAGTTGACAACATGGGTAAAAGGGAGTTGGGTTCCCTGGTTTTCCTGGAGAGACACCTTTGGGGCTGGGAATAGAGCAGGAGGCACCTGCTGCCTTGAGTGCCTGCTCCTGAGGAAGGGGGTTTTGCTgaaggggagggagctgctcagcctgaTCAGAAGGAccagctgctcagcctggggagggctggAAAAGTGACCTGTTGGGGTCTGAC
The genomic region above belongs to Vidua macroura isolate BioBank_ID:100142 chromosome 21, ASM2450914v1, whole genome shotgun sequence and contains:
- the PRRT1B gene encoding proline rich transmembrane protein 1B, producing the protein MFKHEQIAAKLLDCPAPSTGSRGRTDPGPTGHPRLPARCCGPGWPVRGGPARRAWANSGSMINRPRLRSRRRAGPRGARGPRGAGAGPGPERRLLGPRGHRRVPRMDGDPPAVPQARGAEQGDGSGAAGGPPTPGTRSDAPAARGDRPVAVSVVTSSALEGAPPPYSPPDPKSFHLFYPPFPAGYSQQGPVIYPPGPGPRPFPAPGFPRGPLPYSTHNAQPAAGPSPAGRGQQLPKDYTVESVLVTLFCCVLTGVMALVYSHETRAALARGDVAQAHVASRKAQLLILFSLLFGLFASISWIIYVLVSLYL
- the UCK1 gene encoding uridine-cytidine kinase 1; this translates as MASAGGPDAERPHPKPFLIGVSGGTASGKSTVCEKIMELLGQNEVEQRQRKVLILSQDSFYKVLTAEQQAKALKGQYNFDHPDAFDNDLMHSTLKNIVDGKTVEVPTYDFVTHSRLAETTVVYPADVVLFEGILVFYNQDIRDMFHLRLFVDTDSDVRLSRRVLRDMKRGRDLEQILTQYTTFVKPAFEEFCLPTKKYADVIIPRGVDNMVAINLIVQHIQDILNGDICKWQRGALNGHGRTYKRPFPEQAESGAVLAAGKRSHLESSSRPH